The stretch of DNA TCACAATAGAGCTTGTTCAGCATGGCGATGATCTTGTCCACATCCTTGCCCACAATCTGTCTTCCTGCGGTACCCATGGTGTTCTCCTGTTTTAGATGGCTTGAGTGGTCTGTTCTTTTCCAGACACCTCAAACAGTAATGCGGTTTTGGAAGATCGTCAATGGTGCAGTCGCACCGAATTCAGACCGGCTCGATGACCACGCGTTTGCCTTGGGCGCGGAGCTTGTCGGCGAGGAGGGGGACGATGGTGGCGCGCGGTAATACGCCGCGTTGTTTGAAGCTGATGTGGTTGAAGGCGGGGTTGAGGCTGCCGCCCATGATGAAGTGGATCCGGTCTGCGGCCCTCATAAAGTGGAAGAGCTGGGTGACGCCGCTCTCCTCATCAAATGTCTCCGGATCGGCATCAAGGATGTTGTAGACCTGATTGAGCGTCATGGCCCCCTCGGTCAGCAGGTCAATGCCCTCCAGCCGGGAACTGGGCGGGGCAATGAGACTCTCGTCCGTCTGGTCAAGGATCAGGGGTTTGCCGGTGAAATCCGAGACGATCCGTGCGGTGGTGCCGCCGCAGATGGCCTTCCAGCCCGTCGTATCAAGGAACCGTTGAACGACTTTGGCATCCTGGTGTGGCACACTGGGCGGGCCGGTAAAAATAGTGAGGGTCTTGCTGGGGCGGCACGAGGCCAGCAGAACGGTCTGGTCATCCGTGGTGCCGCCATCCCCCAGCCGGACCGCCTCCTGCATGATGAGGGGGGGGAGTTGCTCCAGCGTGTCGTGGTCAGGTTGACGCTGGGTCAGGAATCGGGCCACGCCCTCCACGCCCCAGGCCTGATGGAAGCGGGTGCCTATCCCCGCCTGGGTAATGCCGTCGCTGACCAGGATAATGGCCTCATCGGGTTGCAGGACGCAATGGGTTTCCAGCAACAGGGCCTTTCCCACCGTAAGGGAACGGGTGGGCAGGGGCGAGGTCGTCCGTCGGGAGTACAGCAGAGGGGGGGGGATTTCGTAGGAGAGGGCGGTCATATTACCGTCGTTCAGGATCCGGGCGGCGGTAAAGGCGCAATAGGTCGTGGCTTCCGGTTTGGCCTGCTCCATGGTCGTGGCCACCTCGGAGACGGCGTGGCGCAGGGAAAAGCCGTTCTGGATCAGCGTGCGTAGACGGGCGGCACACAGGGTGGCGGCAATGTTGGCGCGGATGCCTGAGCCGATGCCATCACAGAGCAGCAGCAGCGTGGCATGCTCGTCACGGTCACATAACACCACATCCCCGCAGACATCCCCGGCATGCTTGGCCGTCTGTGCAATCTGGGTTTCAATATGGATATCGCTTTTGGCCATGTGGGCTTCAGCCTATTTAGTCTTTGGTCCCGGGGCATCCTTGGCGATCCGGCGCAGGTTCTCCACAAGTTTCTCGCCATGGGCCGTGCTTTCGCCGAGAAACTTGGCCATCGTCTGGGCCATGGTGATCTGGTGATTCAGAAGGTCCTGTGCCTGCCGCACGGTCTGGGCGCGCATGGCATCCAGTTTCTGCTGGCTGTCCCGGCTGTTGGTGATATTGACGAAAATCCCCACGACCTGCCGGTCCTCCGGCAGGCTATAGATGATCTGGTGGCAGGTCAGCCCGTATTTGCTGTGTTCCACCACCGTCTCCAGTTTGCTGGCGCGGCCGGCGGACACCTGTTCGAACGGCTCGGGATCCATGAGATAGGAGACCGGTTTGCCGCAGACCGCATCGGAGCACATGAAGAATTTCCGGAAGGCCGGGTTCATGTTGAGAATCGTCAGATGCTCATCCACGATAATGATGCCGTTGGGGCTGGTCTCAATGATGCGGTCGCGCCGTTGTTCGGCCAGGCGCCGCATATAGGGGATGCACATTTCCACCTCGGCCATGCCGCGGACCACTGCAATGGCCTTGTCGCGACAGGACCCATAGCCGCAGGCCCCGCAATTGAGCTCCTCTTCCGGGCTGGTCTTGCCGGTGAGGCCGAGGACCCGGCGGATCTCTGATTCCGGTACCTCCTGGGCCCAGCGCGGGCTTTCCGTGAAGAGGGTGGCCAGCTGGGCGTCCGGCAGGTTGGGGCGCGGGCCGTTGGCCGGATGGCTGCCGGCATAGGCGCTCAGCTGCTGGCGGCGGGTGAAGACGGGCGCGGCTTCGCCCACCAGGGCCGGCCCGTTGATACAGCCCTGATGGCAGAAGAGTGGCTCCAGCAGGAAGGGGCCGGCGGTGGGGTCATGGATCGTATCCAGGACATCGCCGAGTTCCCCGGCGCCGGTGACGGTGATGACGCGCGGGCTCAGGACATCGGTCTCAAGGCCGCCGGTGTGAGCGGCGCCCCCGGCCAGGGGAAAGAGCCGGGCTCCGCCCGCAGGCTGTTCATCGAAATTGCTCTCCTCGCAGCGTGACAGTTCAATGCCGGCCGCCGCCAGCCAATCGCGCAGTTCCGGGAAGGTGAGGACGCAGTCGACCGCGCCGGCCAGTTCCGGGCGTGATGCCTCGAACTTCTTGGCCACGCAGGGCCCGATAAAAATGACTTGCGCGGCGGCACCCAGCCGGGTTTTGAGATGGCGGGCATGGGCGATCATGGGGGAGACCACCGGAAGCAGCCGGTCCACCAGGTGCGGGCGGTACATCTCCACATACCGGACCACGGCCGGGCAGGCCGTCATGATGCGCGACTCGTCCTGATGCCGGGTGGCGAGTTCGGCGGTGCGGCGGGCTACCTCAAAGGCCCCTACGGCCGTTTCTGACACAAACGTGAAACCCAGTTTCCGCAGGGCCGAGGGCAGGCGGAGCCGTTCCCATTCCGAGAAGACGGCGGCAAAGGCCGGCGCCACACTCGCGGCGATGTGCCCGGTCTTCTCCGCCATCAGCTGGCGGGCCCGCGCCAGATCCTGGCGGAAGGTCTTGGCCCCCTGCGGGCATTCGCGGATACAGGTGCCGCAATTGATGCAGAGGTCGTCGACCACAAAGGCCTGTCCCTCCTTCATCCGGATGGCCTTCACCGGACAGACGCGGACACAGCGGTAGCAGTCGCGACATCGTGCCTTGTTGGTGAAGACGACCTGTCCGGGTTTGTCTGTGCTGACCATGGGATCCTTTCTGTCTGACGCGGTCAGGCCGGTTGCGCGGCTCCGGCCATCGCCTTTTCAATCGCCTCACAGGCTTTTTTCAGCGTGCATTTATGGAGTACCTTGTCGTTCACACTGACCGTCGGCCCGCGGTCACAGTGTTCGAAACAGAACGTGGCTTCCACGTTCACGTCGCTCTTCAATTGGTTATCCTCGATGTGTTTGAGCACTGCCTGCAACAACTGCTGGGAGCCGCGCAGGTAGCAACTGGTGCCCACGCAGATCTGGACGCTGACCTTGGGAGTATCGCCCGCCTCGTTGAGCGTCACCCCTTCGGTGTCCATGCGCCGCCGGCTGTGGTAATGCGTGTGCAGCAATTCGTGCGCCTTGTGGCTGCCCGGTTCGCCGAGGGTGTCAGCGTAGGCCTGGGTCACCAGGTGGTTGTCCTGGGACTTGTGCAACTCCAGCATCTTGTCCGCATCATAGAGACCGCGGGTCCGCTTGCGGCGGTGGAGCGGGTCACGCGAGACCGGCTGTCCGGCCCCGCCCACGCAACCGCCGGGGCAGGCCATGACTTCGATGAAGCTGGCATCGCTGGTGCCGGCACGGACCTCCTCGGCCACGGCGCGGGCGGCCTTGAGTCCGTTGACGATGATGAGCTTGAGCGGCTTTCCGCCCAGGGTCACGGTCACCTCGCGACGGCTTTCGT from bacterium encodes:
- a CDS encoding [Fe-Fe] hydrogenase large subunit C-terminal domain-containing protein; the encoded protein is MVSTDKPGQVVFTNKARCRDCYRCVRVCPVKAIRMKEGQAFVVDDLCINCGTCIRECPQGAKTFRQDLARARQLMAEKTGHIAASVAPAFAAVFSEWERLRLPSALRKLGFTFVSETAVGAFEVARRTAELATRHQDESRIMTACPAVVRYVEMYRPHLVDRLLPVVSPMIAHARHLKTRLGAAAQVIFIGPCVAKKFEASRPELAGAVDCVLTFPELRDWLAAAGIELSRCEESNFDEQPAGGARLFPLAGGAAHTGGLETDVLSPRVITVTGAGELGDVLDTIHDPTAGPFLLEPLFCHQGCINGPALVGEAAPVFTRRQQLSAYAGSHPANGPRPNLPDAQLATLFTESPRWAQEVPESEIRRVLGLTGKTSPEEELNCGACGYGSCRDKAIAVVRGMAEVEMCIPYMRRLAEQRRDRIIETSPNGIIIVDEHLTILNMNPAFRKFFMCSDAVCGKPVSYLMDPEPFEQVSAGRASKLETVVEHSKYGLTCHQIIYSLPEDRQVVGIFVNITNSRDSQQKLDAMRAQTVRQAQDLLNHQITMAQTMAKFLGESTAHGEKLVENLRRIAKDAPGPKTK
- a CDS encoding PP2C family protein-serine/threonine phosphatase; its protein translation is MAKSDIHIETQIAQTAKHAGDVCGDVVLCDRDEHATLLLLCDGIGSGIRANIAATLCAARLRTLIQNGFSLRHAVSEVATTMEQAKPEATTYCAFTAARILNDGNMTALSYEIPPPLLYSRRTTSPLPTRSLTVGKALLLETHCVLQPDEAIILVSDGITQAGIGTRFHQAWGVEGVARFLTQRQPDHDTLEQLPPLIMQEAVRLGDGGTTDDQTVLLASCRPSKTLTIFTGPPSVPHQDAKVVQRFLDTTGWKAICGGTTARIVSDFTGKPLILDQTDESLIAPPSSRLEGIDLLTEGAMTLNQVYNILDADPETFDEESGVTQLFHFMRAADRIHFIMGGSLNPAFNHISFKQRGVLPRATIVPLLADKLRAQGKRVVIEPV